One genomic window of Candidatus Rokuibacteriota bacterium includes the following:
- a CDS encoding amino acid ABC transporter permease, with the protein MDLGVIWRNLPFLLVQGFLGFGTFVGGTLRLAIPAIVLGFLLGIFIGLGRLAPQAWIRLPATLYVEFFRGVPLVMVIFWMWFIMPMVLQTAIPEFGVALVAFVVFEAAYLGEIVRAGIQSVPRGQVEAATAVGLTGPQTMRHVVLPQALKNMIPSLVTQFIVLFKDTSLASIIGFMDLTKAAQVVNNREIRPFELYLFIAVVYWICTYSMSRYARSLEHRLGPA; encoded by the coding sequence CTGGATCTCGGGGTCATCTGGCGCAACCTGCCCTTCCTGCTGGTGCAGGGGTTCCTGGGCTTCGGCACTTTCGTGGGGGGGACCTTGCGGCTGGCCATCCCGGCCATCGTGCTGGGCTTCCTGCTGGGCATCTTCATCGGCCTGGGCCGGCTCGCGCCCCAGGCGTGGATCCGGCTGCCGGCCACCCTCTACGTGGAGTTCTTCCGGGGTGTGCCGCTGGTGATGGTCATCTTCTGGATGTGGTTCATCATGCCCATGGTGCTCCAGACGGCTATCCCGGAGTTCGGGGTGGCGCTGGTGGCCTTCGTGGTCTTCGAGGCCGCCTATCTCGGGGAGATCGTGCGGGCCGGCATCCAGTCGGTGCCGCGCGGGCAGGTGGAGGCGGCGACGGCGGTGGGGCTCACGGGGCCGCAGACGATGCGGCACGTCGTCCTCCCCCAGGCGCTCAAGAACATGATCCCGTCGCTGGTGACGCAGTTCATCGTCCTGTTCAAGGACACCTCCCTGGCCTCCATCATCGGCTTCATGGACCTCACCAAGGCGGCCCAGGTCGTCAACAACCGCGAGATCCGCCCCTTCGAGCTGTACCTCTTCATTGCCGTGGTGTACTGGATCTGCACCTACTCCATGTCGCGCTACGCGCGCTCCCTGGAGCACAGGCTCGGCCCAGCCTGA
- a CDS encoding DUF898 family protein — protein sequence MADPDSSAAGRPSPFARKPPPPRDAASGGTASPPPLPPLPSSGSYRTDPSIVAPRRESRRLFFHGSGGSLFGIFIVNTLLTLVTLGLYYFWAKVRVRTYVLSQSEIEGDRFAYHGTGRELLLGFLKAIVFFAVPIVVLSFVRDVLDVWVGLKVLAGLLVYLLVVVFIPVATVGARRYRLSRSSWRGIRFSFRGRARDFVRIFVVGSAVSSVTFGLYYPFFDVQRYAFMAGQAWFGTRQFGFTGAGRDLFGPFLLALLLTPFTLGLVWFWYLARRRRYLWDHTTFGAARFRCAVTAAPLFRLLAGNLLLLVLTLGLGWPWAKVRTIRFAFRYLTLEGPLDLTAIQQDARAASATGEGLAGLLDAGGGFDLG from the coding sequence ATGGCAGACCCTGACTCCTCCGCCGCCGGGCGGCCGTCGCCATTCGCGAGGAAGCCGCCTCCGCCTCGGGACGCCGCTTCCGGGGGAACCGCATCGCCACCGCCGCTGCCCCCGCTCCCGTCCTCGGGGAGCTACCGCACCGATCCCAGCATCGTCGCCCCGCGCCGCGAGAGCCGCCGGCTCTTCTTCCACGGCAGCGGCGGCTCGCTGTTCGGGATCTTCATCGTCAACACCCTGCTCACGCTCGTCACGCTGGGCCTCTACTACTTCTGGGCGAAGGTGCGGGTGCGGACCTACGTGCTGAGCCAGTCGGAGATCGAGGGCGACCGCTTCGCCTATCACGGGACGGGGCGGGAGCTCCTCCTCGGTTTCCTCAAGGCCATCGTGTTCTTCGCGGTTCCCATCGTCGTGCTCAGCTTCGTGCGCGACGTTCTCGACGTCTGGGTGGGGCTCAAGGTGCTGGCCGGGCTGCTGGTCTATCTCCTGGTCGTCGTGTTCATCCCGGTGGCGACCGTGGGGGCCCGCCGCTATCGCCTCAGCCGCTCGTCGTGGCGGGGGATCCGCTTCTCGTTCCGGGGCCGGGCGCGGGACTTCGTGCGGATCTTCGTCGTGGGCTCCGCCGTGAGCTCGGTGACCTTCGGCCTCTACTACCCGTTCTTCGACGTCCAGCGCTACGCGTTCATGGCCGGCCAGGCGTGGTTCGGGACCCGGCAGTTCGGGTTCACCGGCGCCGGCCGGGATCTCTTCGGGCCCTTCCTTCTGGCGCTGCTGCTGACACCGTTCACGCTGGGGCTCGTCTGGTTCTGGTACCTGGCGCGCCGGCGCCGGTACCTCTGGGACCACACGACGTTCGGCGCGGCGCGCTTCCGCTGCGCGGTCACCGCGGCTCCGCTCTTCCGGTTGCTGGCCGGCAACCTCCTCCTCCTGGTGCTGACCCTGGGGCTCGGCTGGCCGTGGGCCAAGGTGCGCACGATCCGGTTCGCCTTCCGGTACCTGACGCTCGAGGGGCCGCTGGACCTCACGGCCATCCAGCAGGACGCCCGGGCCGCCTCGGCCACCGGCGAGGGGCTCGCCGGCCTTCTGGACGCGGGCGGCGGCTTTGACCTCGGGTAG